In Dermacentor albipictus isolate Rhodes 1998 colony chromosome 6, USDA_Dalb.pri_finalv2, whole genome shotgun sequence, the following proteins share a genomic window:
- the LOC139046842 gene encoding uncharacterized protein — MPDHGRGRVHRFRDHVVAGVNWRPTRLFDEVPNSRVCSLCRMIPKRTVLLPCGHALCQSCHAGSVEGGVGQCPLDREAFEEAECFGYEFPARKANAVKVYCWNEAHGCEYTGTMDRILEHYENDCTFHTVECAGCGEGVQHRYLAMHYAAGCRARVSVAITESSEHTALTLADVNAALEDVKAMLGCLNHDQLLPVIQSQFNELKEEVRNQEARFAEITRELGACENNLKGEMAQIAATISSTVSQQRMSQQNPLEEASTSRSLSLRSEQEDEIRRKCEHSAHLEHSRQTFPKPDSSRVIARCETECGDVRHLNSALLRPAILKGIYCVAYLLTLENIEEIIQWQGGIKQFAEIRVQHMEDTYFTIAVWKYGDCAAYLVLQLQFNGTRVDSKCWPPFWRVDAVYPFHRARLTPAAERCCCNRDDPSLPHFHLKFAADIASLKDNSYVRDGKIELLIILDDTDKYGGITGAP; from the exons ATGCCGGATCACGGGCGAGGACGGGTGCACCGTTTTCGCGACCACGtcgtcgccggcgtcaactggcgaccgacgcGGCTCTTCGACGAGGTGCCGAATTCACGTGTGTGCAGCCTCTGCCGGATGATCCCAAAACGGACGGTGCTGTTGCCGTGCGGCCACGCTCTGTGCCAATCTTGCCACGCAGGCAGTGTCGAAGGGGGCGTTGGCCAGTGTCCGTTGGATCGAGAGGCATTCGAAGAAGCGGAGTGCTTCGGTTATGAATTCCCGGCCAGGAAAGCGAACGCCGTGAAG GTATACTGCTGGAACGAAGCTCACGGCTGCGAGTACACGGGCACCATGGACCGCATACTGGAGCACTACGAGAACGACTGCACATTTCACACCGTGGAATGTGCGGGATGCGGCGAGGGAGTCCAGCACAGATACCTGGCAATGCACTACGCGGCCGGATGCCGTGCCCGTGTTTCTGTCGCGATCACAGAGTCCTCGGAGCATACAGCATTGACCCTTGCAGACGTGAACGCTGCCCTTGAAGACGTGAAGGCGATGTTGGGATGCTTGAACCACGACCAGCTGCTGCCAGTGATTCAGAGTCAGTTCAAtgagcttaaagaagaagtcagaAACCAGGAAGCCAGGTTCGCCGAGATCACTCGCGAGCTCGGAGCATGCGAGAACAACTTAAAGGGCGAGATGGCTCAAATCGCCGCCACGATTTCCTCGACCGTGTCCCAGCAGCGGATGTCTCAGCAAAATCCATTGGAGGAAGCcagcacgtcgaggtcgctgTCGTTGCGCTCGGAACAAGAAGATGAGATACGTCGAAAGTGTGAACACTCAGCCCACCTGGAACACTCGCGGCAAACTTTCCCGAAGCCTGATTCCAGCCGTGTCATTGCCCGTTGTGAGACTGAGTGCGGTGACGTTCGGCATTTGAACAGTGCGCTGTTACGACCCGCGATACTTAAAGGAATTTACTGCGTGGCATATCTGCTCACCCTAGAAAACATTGAGGAAATCATTCAGTGGCAGGGAGGCATAAAACAGTTTGCCGAGATTAGGGTGCAGCACATGGAGGACACGTACTTTACCATTGCCGTTTGGAAGTACGGCGATTGTGCAGCTTACCTCGTTCTGCAGCTCCAGTTTAACGGGACGCGGGTGGACTCCAAGTGTTGGCCGCCTTTCTGGAGAGTGGACGCGGTGTATCCATTCCATAGAGCTCGGTTGACTCCCGCTGCCGAGCGTTGTTGCTGCAACCGCGATGACCCCTCATTGCCACACTTCCACCTCAAATTTGCTGCAGACATTGCCTCGCTGAAGGATAACAGCTATGTCCGAGACGGAAAGATAGAGCTCCTTATCATACTCGACGATACAGATAAGTACGGTGGGATCACAGGAGCACCCTAA